Proteins from a genomic interval of Rhodothermus marinus:
- a CDS encoding BamA/TamA family outer membrane protein, which translates to MLLWLIGWGLLGGLPVWGQTQQQFFSEAWLVRDVRLEGNRSFSDEILRPYIHTTANRRFLGIPGLTWWLWLYELGASGKLGGLLSRALMASGEPPAYYEPAVVQADVERLTLFYRQEGFPGAHVEARLDTLRPGQLRVIFHINEGPPTYLRHVRYEGIETLPPELQRALLAGSRLRHDPPTDLSRQLRARNQRYSELTLLEERQRLMEFLWNAGYAAVTRDSIRAIVIPARPDSFDLIFRIHPGPRFRFGDLKAEVDGPEPDPLFRRDTLWLEPAADTLHPGRLVVTRRQERRLKPSFLVRMLRFRPGDWYNRALLLGTRRRLEATGLFSYVRIEPAWRDTLRLPGEAAPRLPHRLTLTTRPRHRMRLETFMLQRNGLLTGSENELGTGVAVTYENANLLGRAETFSLRTAGSISGNFEEGLLTSAQLEITASLVYPYAVRPFGALERWLRLYDARTRLSLSLLTARRDVLRLVIRGRGTARFRLELQHTPTLTSFVDLLDLSLSNPDTLSGFRAAFLDEVLRPIEDPVQRAQILDDYTVPQINDVVRYTLQSARFNPLRRERGYAHELSAEMGGLLSDLLDRAVFTPGRHEGTLPGLPLFRSGATGNRLLYRPYVRASLDLRRYRPLRSGTVLAGKLQLGAAHPIGQPDVIPFDRRFYSGGANSVRGWPLRGLGPGRLQLTDNLDGTNLLGGEFKLEASLELRQRLLRRVLAADWIGTVFTDVGNVWLGPRNPGPEAGHFRLGRFVQDLGWGGGVGLRLAWEYLIIRLDVAYRLHDPARPEAGLLPDGLHRPTLHFGIGHAF; encoded by the coding sequence TTGCTGCTCTGGTTGATCGGCTGGGGGCTGCTGGGTGGGCTTCCGGTGTGGGGGCAGACCCAGCAGCAATTTTTTTCGGAGGCCTGGCTGGTGCGCGACGTCCGCCTGGAAGGCAACCGTTCCTTCTCCGACGAAATCCTTCGCCCGTACATCCACACGACGGCCAATCGACGCTTTCTCGGTATTCCCGGCCTTACCTGGTGGTTGTGGCTTTACGAACTGGGAGCCTCCGGTAAGCTGGGCGGGCTGCTGAGCCGCGCGCTGATGGCCAGCGGCGAGCCGCCCGCCTACTACGAACCGGCCGTCGTGCAGGCCGACGTCGAGCGCCTTACGCTCTTCTACCGCCAGGAAGGCTTTCCCGGAGCCCACGTGGAAGCCCGGCTGGACACGCTGCGACCCGGACAGTTGCGCGTGATTTTCCATATCAACGAGGGCCCTCCGACCTACCTGCGACACGTCCGTTACGAAGGCATCGAAACGCTCCCGCCGGAGCTGCAACGGGCGTTGCTGGCAGGCTCCCGCCTGCGCCACGACCCGCCGACCGATCTTTCCCGTCAGCTCCGGGCTCGCAACCAGCGCTACTCGGAGCTGACGCTGCTGGAGGAGCGTCAACGGCTCATGGAATTCCTGTGGAATGCGGGCTATGCGGCCGTCACGCGCGACTCCATCCGCGCCATCGTGATTCCGGCCCGTCCGGACTCGTTCGACCTGATCTTTCGGATTCATCCCGGCCCCCGCTTTCGCTTTGGTGACCTGAAAGCCGAAGTGGACGGGCCGGAACCCGATCCGCTCTTTCGGCGCGACACGCTCTGGCTGGAGCCGGCCGCCGACACGCTGCACCCCGGCCGCCTGGTGGTCACGCGGCGCCAGGAGCGCCGCCTGAAGCCGTCTTTTCTGGTCCGCATGCTGCGCTTCCGGCCGGGCGACTGGTACAACCGCGCCCTGCTGCTCGGCACGCGCCGCCGCCTGGAGGCTACCGGACTGTTTTCCTACGTCCGCATCGAACCCGCCTGGCGCGACACGCTGCGGCTGCCCGGCGAGGCGGCTCCGCGGCTGCCCCACCGGCTTACGCTGACCACCCGGCCACGCCACCGAATGCGCCTGGAAACCTTCATGCTGCAGCGCAACGGCCTGCTCACCGGCAGCGAGAACGAACTCGGCACCGGCGTGGCCGTCACCTACGAAAACGCCAACCTGCTGGGCCGCGCCGAAACGTTCAGCCTGCGGACGGCCGGCTCTATCTCGGGCAACTTCGAAGAGGGGCTGCTCACTTCGGCCCAGCTCGAAATCACCGCCTCGCTGGTCTATCCGTATGCCGTCCGGCCCTTCGGCGCACTCGAACGCTGGCTCCGCCTTTACGACGCCCGCACCCGGCTGTCGCTGAGCCTGCTCACGGCCCGTCGCGACGTGCTCCGGCTGGTCATCCGGGGACGCGGCACGGCCCGCTTCCGCCTCGAACTCCAGCACACGCCCACGCTGACGTCGTTCGTGGACCTGCTCGACCTGAGCCTGAGCAATCCGGACACGCTGAGCGGCTTTCGGGCAGCCTTCCTTGATGAAGTGCTCCGTCCCATCGAGGATCCCGTGCAGCGCGCCCAGATCCTCGACGACTACACGGTCCCCCAGATCAACGACGTGGTGCGCTACACGCTGCAATCCGCCCGCTTCAATCCGCTACGCCGCGAGCGCGGCTATGCGCATGAACTGTCTGCCGAAATGGGTGGCTTGCTGTCGGACCTGCTCGACCGCGCCGTGTTCACACCGGGCCGGCACGAAGGCACGTTGCCGGGGCTGCCCCTTTTCCGGAGCGGGGCGACGGGCAACCGGCTGCTCTACCGTCCCTACGTACGCGCAAGCCTGGACCTGCGGCGCTACCGGCCGCTCCGTTCAGGCACCGTGCTGGCCGGCAAGCTGCAGCTCGGGGCAGCGCACCCCATCGGCCAGCCGGACGTCATCCCCTTCGACCGTCGCTTCTACAGCGGCGGTGCCAATAGCGTCCGGGGCTGGCCGCTGCGCGGGCTGGGCCCCGGCCGTCTACAGCTGACGGACAACCTGGACGGCACCAACCTGCTGGGTGGCGAATTCAAGCTGGAAGCCAGCCTGGAGCTGCGCCAGCGGCTGCTGCGACGGGTGCTGGCCGCCGACTGGATCGGAACGGTCTTCACCGACGTGGGGAACGTCTGGCTCGGCCCCCGCAATCCGGGTCCCGAAGCCGGACACTTTCGCCTCGGCCGTTTTGTCCAGGATCTGGGCTGGGGCGGCGGTGTGGGCTTGCGTCTGGCCTGGGAATATCTCATTATCCGACTGGATGTGGCCTATCGCCTGCATGACCCGGCCCGCCCGGAGGCCGGCCTGCTGCCCGACGGCCTGCACCGTCCGACCCTGCATTTTGGCATCGGCCACGCGTTCTAA
- a CDS encoding cyclic nucleotide-binding domain-containing protein, with protein MRIWHTLQRGYRALFRPREDAYTRELLHVLRHVPIFQHLPRRVLKTMLPYLHTRTYRRHEVIYFEGDPGLGLYIITRGTVRLLMEDEDGQFEELARLSEYDTCGHLALLGEFRRMETAQAATEVQVLGLFRPDLKLLLRRHPAVGAAILQAVARYVAARQVELVALLSNCTDRRQALIWLQEAGRRAEHRLPSLLSDR; from the coding sequence ATGCGTATCTGGCACACCCTGCAACGCGGCTACCGGGCGCTGTTTCGCCCGCGCGAAGACGCCTACACGCGCGAGCTGCTGCACGTGCTGCGGCACGTCCCCATCTTTCAGCACCTGCCCCGGCGCGTCCTTAAAACAATGCTGCCCTACCTGCACACCCGCACCTACCGCCGCCATGAAGTGATCTATTTCGAGGGCGATCCCGGTCTGGGCCTCTACATCATCACCCGGGGCACCGTGCGCCTGCTCATGGAAGATGAAGACGGTCAGTTCGAGGAGCTGGCCCGGCTGAGCGAGTACGACACGTGCGGCCACCTCGCCCTGCTGGGCGAGTTCCGCCGGATGGAGACGGCCCAGGCGGCCACCGAGGTGCAGGTGCTGGGTCTGTTCCGCCCCGATCTCAAGCTGCTGCTGCGTCGCCATCCGGCCGTGGGAGCGGCCATTCTGCAGGCCGTGGCCCGCTACGTGGCGGCCCGCCAGGTGGAACTCGTCGCATTACTGAGCAACTGCACCGACCGCCGCCAGGCGCTGATCTGGCTGCAGGAAGCCGGCCGCCGCGCCGAACACCGCCTGCCCTCGCTGCTCTCCGACCGGTAG
- the rlmD gene encoding 23S rRNA (uracil(1939)-C(5))-methyltransferase RlmD: MLKKGAELELIVEKFADRGKSLTRVDGYVLFVEGGVPGDRARVRVVKRKKNYAEGRIVELLEPSPLRTEPRCRYFGTCGGCKWQHVRYEAQLEAKRQSVYEALVHHGGFEDVEVRPTLPSPRLYGYRNKMEFSFSADRWLTPDEIASGRPLDRHFAVGLHVPGNFYKVIDLEECHLPEPITVRLLNALRAFFKAKGWEPWDIRRHEGYLRHLVIRTGTRTGEVMVNLVTSRYDEARMAELGAFLQEQFPEVTTLVNTINSRPAQVSYGETTYTIFGPGVIHDCIGPFRFEIAPDAFFQTNTEQAERLYEVARELAALRPDDLVYDLYCGTGTISIFIAPHVRHVVGVELVASAVENARANAAANGITNCTFVAGDLLEVLTPAFVRTHGRPDVVIVDPPRAGMHPRVVRRIGQLRPERFVYVSCNPQTQARDLKLLRDLYRIEAVQPVDLFPHTDHVESVVALRAR; this comes from the coding sequence GTGCTGAAGAAAGGCGCCGAGCTGGAACTGATCGTCGAAAAATTCGCCGACCGCGGCAAGTCGCTCACCCGCGTGGACGGCTACGTGCTGTTCGTCGAAGGCGGCGTGCCCGGCGACCGGGCGCGCGTGCGCGTCGTCAAGCGCAAGAAAAACTACGCCGAGGGCCGCATCGTCGAGCTGCTCGAACCGAGCCCGCTGCGCACCGAGCCGCGCTGTCGTTACTTCGGCACCTGCGGCGGCTGCAAGTGGCAGCACGTACGCTACGAAGCCCAGCTCGAAGCCAAGCGCCAGAGCGTCTATGAGGCGCTCGTTCACCACGGCGGCTTCGAAGACGTCGAGGTGCGTCCCACCCTTCCCTCGCCCCGGCTCTACGGCTACCGCAACAAGATGGAATTTTCCTTCAGCGCCGACCGCTGGCTGACCCCTGACGAAATCGCCAGCGGCCGACCGCTCGACCGCCATTTTGCCGTGGGGCTCCACGTACCGGGCAACTTCTACAAGGTGATCGATCTGGAGGAATGCCACCTGCCCGAGCCGATCACCGTGCGGCTGCTCAACGCACTGCGGGCCTTCTTCAAGGCGAAGGGCTGGGAGCCGTGGGACATCCGGCGGCACGAAGGCTACCTGCGCCATCTGGTGATCCGAACCGGCACGCGCACCGGCGAGGTCATGGTCAACCTGGTCACCAGCCGCTACGACGAAGCCCGCATGGCCGAGCTGGGCGCCTTCCTGCAGGAGCAGTTTCCGGAAGTCACCACGCTGGTCAACACGATCAATTCGCGCCCGGCCCAGGTCTCCTACGGCGAGACCACCTACACGATCTTCGGTCCGGGCGTCATTCACGACTGCATCGGACCGTTTCGCTTCGAGATTGCGCCCGACGCCTTCTTCCAGACGAACACCGAACAGGCCGAACGGCTTTACGAAGTAGCCCGTGAGCTGGCCGCGCTGCGCCCGGACGATCTGGTTTACGATCTCTACTGCGGCACCGGCACGATCTCCATCTTCATCGCCCCGCACGTGCGGCATGTGGTGGGCGTGGAGCTGGTGGCATCGGCCGTCGAAAACGCCCGCGCCAATGCGGCGGCCAACGGCATCACGAACTGCACCTTCGTAGCCGGCGACCTGCTGGAAGTGCTCACGCCGGCGTTCGTGCGCACGCACGGCCGCCCCGACGTCGTGATCGTCGATCCGCCGCGGGCCGGTATGCATCCCCGGGTGGTGCGCCGCATCGGCCAGCTCCGGCCGGAGCGGTTCGTCTACGTGAGCTGCAATCCCCAGACCCAGGCGCGCGATCTGAAGCTGCTGCGCGACCTGTACCGGATCGAGGCCGTGCAACCCGTCGATCTGTTTCCGCACACCGACCACGTGGAGAGCGTCGTCGCCCTGCGGGCCCGTTAA
- a CDS encoding NAD-dependent epimerase/dehydratase family protein — translation MNRGVAFVTGGTGFIGSHLVEELLRRGYREVRCLVRKELRWLEGLDIVPVRGDFSRIEVLWEAVRDADVVFHVAGVTRARDWATFEQGNITATLNLLGTILEANPNVRKVLITSSLAAVGYCPGGVATEESPLRPISAYGRSKALMEQALRAPRADGPPFAERLPIVIVRPPAVYGPREADIYTFFRTVSRGLCPIVGSGRRPELSLVHVRDLVRGMVDAAESDVTTGQTYFIGSEQFYSWREIRDATLKALGRRALTVHIPPFLVEPIGALVELAGRLTGTYPPLNREKAREIRHACKMCAVDKARRDFDYRQQIGLEEGIQETIAWYRQQGWL, via the coding sequence ATGAACCGAGGCGTTGCATTCGTTACCGGCGGAACCGGCTTCATCGGCAGCCACCTGGTGGAAGAGCTGCTGCGCCGGGGCTACCGCGAAGTGCGCTGTCTGGTGCGAAAAGAACTGCGCTGGCTCGAAGGACTCGACATCGTGCCCGTCCGCGGCGACTTTTCCCGGATCGAAGTGCTCTGGGAGGCCGTGCGCGACGCGGACGTGGTCTTTCACGTGGCGGGCGTGACGCGGGCGCGCGACTGGGCCACCTTCGAGCAGGGCAACATCACGGCCACGCTGAACCTGCTGGGCACTATCCTGGAAGCCAACCCGAACGTGCGCAAAGTGCTCATTACGAGCAGCCTGGCGGCCGTGGGCTACTGCCCGGGAGGCGTGGCCACCGAGGAGTCGCCGCTGCGTCCCATCAGCGCCTACGGCCGGAGCAAGGCGCTCATGGAGCAGGCGCTGCGGGCACCCCGTGCCGACGGCCCGCCGTTTGCCGAACGGCTCCCCATCGTCATAGTACGACCGCCGGCCGTCTACGGCCCCCGCGAAGCCGACATCTACACGTTCTTCCGTACGGTCAGCCGGGGGCTGTGCCCCATCGTGGGCAGCGGCCGCCGCCCCGAGCTGAGCCTGGTGCACGTGCGCGACCTGGTGCGCGGCATGGTGGACGCCGCCGAGTCGGACGTCACCACCGGCCAGACCTACTTCATCGGCAGCGAGCAATTCTACTCCTGGCGAGAGATCCGGGACGCCACACTGAAAGCCCTGGGCCGCCGGGCGCTGACCGTGCACATCCCGCCGTTTCTGGTGGAACCGATCGGTGCGCTGGTGGAACTGGCCGGACGCCTGACGGGCACCTACCCGCCGCTCAACCGCGAAAAAGCCCGCGAAATCCGCCACGCCTGCAAGATGTGCGCGGTGGACAAAGCCCGCCGCGACTTCGACTATCGCCAGCAGATCGGCCTCGAAGAAGGGATTCAGGAGACCATCGCCTGGTATCGGCAGCAGGGCTGGTTGTAA
- a CDS encoding MFS transporter, translated as MAARSEWRILLALWLMVFSASSQVVIMAPILPRIGATLGIGELEQGSLITAYAVMLSVMALVAGPVSDRLGRRVILLAGSGAMSGALLLHGVAYSFAALLAVRALAGAAGGLLSGAAVSYVGDYFPYERRGWANGWVMSGIAFGQIVGIPAGTLLAGLADFRWPFLAFGLTMALATLLIWRYVPQPPGVRSELPLSLRNVLRRYYELLRRPTTARSPLVYFLMFFSIGLFLIYLPTWLEHTQGFRTEEMALLFLVGGLANVVAGPLAGRLSDRVGRKPLIVGATLGLAVLMAGAPLLMQGDVAIYTLFALAMALVGMRMSPLQSLLTALVPGARRGSLMSLSIALGQLGIGISGVAAGWLYTQYGYLSNALLGALALVLMALVVGYGLPEPDLQASVGEG; from the coding sequence ATGGCGGCCCGATCGGAATGGCGGATTCTGCTGGCGCTCTGGCTGATGGTCTTTTCGGCCAGCAGCCAGGTGGTCATCATGGCGCCGATTCTGCCGCGCATCGGAGCCACGCTGGGCATTGGCGAGCTGGAACAGGGTAGCCTGATCACGGCCTACGCCGTGATGCTCAGTGTGATGGCGCTGGTGGCCGGACCCGTCTCGGACCGGCTGGGGCGGCGGGTGATCCTGCTGGCCGGAAGCGGGGCCATGTCGGGCGCACTGCTGCTGCACGGCGTGGCCTACAGCTTCGCCGCGCTGCTGGCGGTGCGGGCACTGGCCGGAGCGGCCGGCGGACTGCTCAGCGGCGCGGCCGTCAGCTACGTGGGCGACTACTTCCCGTACGAGCGCCGCGGCTGGGCCAACGGCTGGGTGATGAGCGGGATCGCCTTCGGCCAGATCGTGGGAATCCCGGCCGGGACGCTGCTGGCGGGACTGGCCGACTTCCGCTGGCCGTTTCTGGCGTTCGGGCTCACGATGGCGCTGGCCACGCTCCTGATCTGGCGTTACGTGCCGCAGCCGCCCGGCGTGCGCTCCGAGCTGCCGCTCTCGCTTCGCAACGTGCTCCGGCGCTACTACGAACTGCTCCGCCGGCCGACCACGGCCCGCTCGCCGCTTGTATACTTTCTGATGTTTTTCAGTATCGGGCTTTTTCTGATCTATCTGCCCACCTGGCTGGAGCACACGCAGGGCTTTCGGACCGAAGAGATGGCGTTGCTTTTCCTCGTCGGCGGGCTGGCGAACGTGGTGGCCGGACCCCTGGCCGGGCGGCTCTCGGATCGCGTGGGCCGCAAGCCTTTGATCGTGGGGGCCACGCTCGGGCTGGCGGTGCTGATGGCGGGCGCGCCGCTGCTGATGCAGGGCGATGTAGCCATTTACACGCTGTTTGCGCTGGCGATGGCACTGGTGGGCATGCGGATGAGTCCGCTGCAATCGCTGCTGACGGCGCTGGTGCCGGGCGCCCGGCGCGGTTCGCTCATGAGCCTGTCGATTGCGCTGGGCCAGCTCGGTATCGGGATCAGCGGCGTGGCGGCCGGCTGGCTCTACACGCAGTACGGCTACCTCAGCAATGCGCTGCTGGGGGCGCTCGCGCTGGTGCTGATGGCGCTGGTGGTGGGCTACGGCCTCCCCGAGCCCGACTTGCAGGCTTCGGTGGGAGAAGGATAG